A region from the Macadamia integrifolia cultivar HAES 741 unplaced genomic scaffold, SCU_Mint_v3 scaffold2118, whole genome shotgun sequence genome encodes:
- the LOC122065772 gene encoding probable galacturonosyltransferase 10 — MRRRPMDFRRPVRRRFSKAFWLTLFGLVILLFIVIFSQDKQPGSSSVLPQRYSRHHSITEGLNITEEMLSPVSISRQLGDQISLAKAIVVIAKESNNLQFAWELSAQIRQSQILLSDAATRRTTLTARESETAIRDMALLLYQAQQLHYDSATMIMKLKAKIQSLEEQANSVNEKSLKYGQIAAEEVPKSLYCLGVRLTVEWFKNPNFQRGLTDRRRISEKLKDNNLYHFCVFSDNILATSVVVNSTAMNSIHPDTVVFHLVTDEVNYAPMKAWFSMNSFRGVTIEVQKFEDFSWLNASYVPVLKQLQDSDTKNYYFSGNTDNGRTPIKYRNPKYLSMLNHLRFYIPEVFPTLEKVVFLDDDVVVQKDLSGLFSIDLKGNVNGAVETCMETFHRYHKYLNCSHPLIRANFDPDACGWAFGMNIFDLVEWRKRNVTGIYHYWQERNVDRTLWKLGTLPPGLLTFYGITEPLDPRWHVLGLGYKVVDAELIEKGAVLHFNGNSKPWLKIGMEKYKPLWEKYVDYLHPMLEQCNFH, encoded by the coding sequence AGATATTCCAGGCACCACAGTATCACAGAAGGTCTTAATATTACTGAAGAAATGTTGAGCCCTGTCTCAATCTCAAGGCAATTGGGTGATCAGATTTCTCTTGCGAAAGCTATTGTTGTGATTGCGAAAGAAAGCAACAATCTCCAATTTGCATGGGAGCTAAGCGCTCAGATCCGGCAGTCCCAGATACTTTTGTCTGATGCTGCAACAAGGAGAACTACATTGACAGCAAGAGAATCTGAAACTGCAATCCGTGATATGGCACTTTTGCTCTACCAAGCACAGCAACTCCATTATGACAGTGCAACCATGATCATGAAGTTGAAAGCCAAAATCCAGTCTCTCGAAGAGCAGGCAAACTCTGTGAATGAGAAGAGCTTAAAGTATGGGCAAATAGCTGCTGAGGAAGTCCCAAAAAGTTTATACTGCCTGGGTGTCAGGTTAACAGTTGAATGgttcaagaaccctaatttcCAAAGGGGACTTACAGACAGAAGGAGAATTTCTGAGAAACTCAAGGACAACAATCTCTATCATTTCTGTGTCTTCTCTGACAACATTCTTGCAACTTCAGTTGTTGTCAACTCAACTGCTATGAACTCCATTCATCCAGATACGGTTGTTTTTCACCTTGTGACTGATGAAGTCAACTACGCTCCTATGAAGGCCTGGTTCTCCATGAACAGTTTCCGAGGAGTAACGATAGAGGTTCAGAAGTTTGAGGACTTTAGCTGGCTCAATGCTTCTTATGTTCCTGTCCTAAAGCAGCTCCAAGACTCGGACACTAAGAATTATTACTTCTCTGGCAACACTGATAATGGCCGGACTCCAATCAAGTATCGGAATCCAAAATATCTATCCATGCTTAACCACCTCCGGTTCTACATTCCTGAGGTTTTCCCCACATTAGAGAAAGTGGTATTTCTGGATGATGATGTTGTGGTTCAGAAAGATTTGTCGGggctattctccattgatctgaAAGGCAATGTGAATGGAGCTGTTGAAACATGCATGGAGACATTCCACAGATACCACAAATACTTGAACTGTTCTCACCCTCTAATTCGTGCAAATTTTGATCCAGATGCCTGTGGGTGGGCATTTGGGATGAACATATTTGATTTGGTCGAGTGGAGGAAAAGGAATGTGACTGGCATCTACCACTATTGGCAGGAGCGGAACGTAGACAGAACATTGTGGAAGCTTGGGACTCTGCCGCCTGGACTACTGACTTTCTATGGGATAACTGAGCCATTGGATCCCAGGTGGCATGTCTTGGGGTTGGGATACAAAGTTGTTGATGCCGAGTTGATAGAAAAGGGGGCTGTGTTGCACTTCAATGGGAACTCCAAGCCCTGGTTGAAGATTGGAATGGAAAAATACAAGCCTCTGTGGGAGAAGTATGTCGATTATTTGCATCCCATGTTAGAGCAGTGTAACTTCCATTAA
- the LOC122065774 gene encoding glycine cleavage system H protein, mitochondrial-like — MALRMWASSTANALRISCGAKAPLSPAFSLSRCFSSVLDGLKYASSHEWVKHEGPVATVGITDHAQGHLGEVVFVELPEPGGSVSKGGSFGAVESVKATSDVNCPISGEIVEVNSKLTEAPGLINSSPYEEGWMIKVKPSSPSELDSLMGPKEYTKFCEEEDASH; from the exons ATGGCTCTCAGAATGTGGGCTTCTTCAACGGCCAATGCACTTCGAATCTCTTGCGGCGCCAAGGCCCCTCTCTCTCcggccttctctctctctagatgcTTCTCTTCTG TTTTGGATGGATTGAAATACGCTAGCTCACATGAATGGGTGAAGCATGAAGGTCCAGTGGCTACTGTTGGCATCACTGATCATGCTCAG GGTCATCTTGGAGAGGTTGTGTTTGTTGAGTTGCCAGAACCAGGGGGTTCAGTTTCTAAAGGTGGAAGCTTTGGAGCTGTTGAAAGTGTGAAAGCAACCAGTGATGTCAACTGTCCAATTTCAGGCGAAATTGTTGAGGTGAACTCGAAGCTTACCGAAGCACCTGGTTTG ATCAACTCAAGCCCTTATGAAGAAGGATGGATGATCAAAGTGAAACCAAGTAGTCCATCAGAACTGGACTCCTTAATGGGTCCAAAGGAATACACAAAATTCTGTGAGGAAGAAGATGCCTCCCACTAG